One window of Mangrovibacterium diazotrophicum genomic DNA carries:
- a CDS encoding C40 family peptidase: protein MKYKCCHRGRFLRQSMFIGMLCLVVASCKPGSNQESYDTLATSVTKRFVPDKRVAVLDVDIQETSSGKVVLKGETSVKEAHDFLLDTLASMQVQVIDSVRILPDTVLGDKTWGLVTLSVIPMRSAPKYSAEMVSQTLMGTPVKLLDKKGGWYRIQTPDSYIGWASSSGVATCTEAQMAEWKASDRYVFSQISGWALAAPKGDAEPVSDLVLGSIVQSEGSVNGFLQIKFPDGRAGFVKATECLPITHWEAIQPEAANVIATAKKLFGSPYLWGGTSTKGIDCSGFVKTAYFSQGVMLARDASQQARYGEVLSVDSIDFQPGDLLFFGRSADHITHVGLYIGNDHFIHSSGRVKINSFNPKDDDYDPDRRGQLVAARRILNSLNTGQIIQIKDHPWYN from the coding sequence ATGAAATACAAATGTTGCCATCGAGGCCGTTTTCTGCGGCAATCCATGTTCATCGGTATGCTGTGTTTAGTGGTTGCCTCCTGTAAGCCGGGGAGCAATCAGGAATCGTACGACACGTTAGCAACTAGCGTTACTAAGCGATTTGTGCCCGATAAGCGAGTGGCTGTTTTAGACGTCGACATTCAGGAGACGAGTAGTGGGAAAGTCGTTTTAAAAGGTGAAACGAGTGTAAAAGAAGCGCACGATTTTTTGCTCGATACACTTGCTTCGATGCAGGTTCAGGTAATCGATTCGGTTCGTATTCTGCCGGATACGGTTTTAGGCGATAAAACCTGGGGGCTGGTCACATTATCGGTTATCCCGATGCGTTCGGCCCCGAAATATTCAGCCGAAATGGTGTCGCAAACACTGATGGGTACACCGGTGAAGTTGCTCGACAAAAAAGGCGGATGGTACCGGATTCAAACGCCGGATTCGTACATCGGTTGGGCGAGTTCGAGCGGTGTGGCAACTTGCACTGAAGCGCAAATGGCCGAATGGAAAGCTTCGGATCGCTATGTTTTCAGCCAAATAAGTGGCTGGGCTCTGGCTGCTCCTAAAGGGGATGCAGAACCTGTGTCTGATTTGGTTTTAGGGAGCATTGTTCAAAGTGAAGGATCCGTCAACGGTTTTCTTCAAATCAAGTTTCCCGACGGACGGGCCGGTTTTGTGAAAGCCACAGAATGCTTGCCGATTACTCATTGGGAGGCGATTCAGCCTGAAGCCGCGAACGTAATCGCGACTGCGAAAAAGCTGTTTGGCAGCCCGTATCTTTGGGGTGGAACTTCAACCAAAGGAATCGACTGCTCGGGATTCGTGAAGACAGCCTATTTCTCGCAGGGCGTAATGCTGGCCCGCGACGCTTCCCAACAAGCACGTTACGGCGAAGTTCTTTCTGTTGACAGCATCGATTTTCAACCCGGCGATTTGTTGTTCTTCGGGCGAAGTGCCGATCACATCACGCATGTTGGGCTGTATATTGGCAACGATCATTTTATTCACTCTTCCGGACGAGTGAAAATCAATAGTTTCAACCCGAAGGATGACGATTACGACCCCGACCGGCGAGGACAACTGGTCGCAGCGCGTCGCATTCTGAACTCGTTGAATACCGGACAAATTATCCAAATTAAAGACCACCCCTGGTATAACTAG
- the polA gene encoding DNA polymerase I: protein MSDTASQDKRLFLLDAYALIYRSYFAFIRNPRFNSKGLNTSAMLGFTNTLEMLLSKEKPTHVAVVFDVHAPTFRHEMYEPYKATRDEMPEDLRKSIPWVRKIIEGYNIPIIEKAGFEADDVIGTLAKKAGENGYTTYMMTPDKDYAQLVTEKTFMYKPGRAGNDVEIWGVDEVKENFEVERPEQVIDVLGLMGDTADNIPGCPGIGPKTAMKLIGQYGSIDNLYAHIDELKGKQKENLQTHEEQVRLSRKLVVIIQDVPVEFDEAKLTMDDPDWGKLREIFTELEFRSMVQKMEPAKAAEPSFEQGTLFGAAQAPAAAEEAIVETNFATINDTPHEYYLVENAMQRASLKAELSVQEEFCFDTETTGLDTNNADLVCLSFAFRKGEAFCVTLPKKREEALKVLEEFRLIFEDENIRKIGQNIKYDISMLKQYGMDVKGPLYDTMIAHYLIQPELRHNLDYLCETYLNYRKVETEELIGKKGKNQKTMLDVPVEQLRDYACEDADLTLQLKLAIDSKLDETGVRSVFERIEMPLIPVLADMEMEGVTLNTKALDDYADLLRKQIIDLEAEIKELAGEDFNLSSPKQLGPILFEKLKIDSKAKMTKTKQYSTSEEVLIKLVDKHPIVSKILDFRGLKKLLSTYVEALPQLVDAKSGKIHTTYNQTIAATGRLSSTNPNLQNIPIRDENGREIRRAFTASDDEHLFLSADYSQIELRIMAALSKDEHMIEAFRNKQDIHATTAAKIYKVPLEEVTSDMRRKAKTANFGIIYGISAFGLSERLNISRSEAKELIDGYFENFSRVKEYMDECIQLAREKGYVETIKGRRRYLNDINSANAVVRGVAERNAINAPIQGSAADIIKLAMINIWNELKKQKLEAKMLLQVHDELNFDVPKNELEQVKQIVKEQMENAVDVGLPLEVEMNAAQNWLEAH, encoded by the coding sequence ATGTCAGATACTGCAAGCCAGGATAAACGTTTGTTTTTACTCGATGCTTACGCGCTTATTTACCGTTCGTACTTTGCATTTATTCGCAATCCTCGATTCAATTCCAAAGGGCTGAATACCTCGGCGATGCTGGGCTTTACCAACACCCTGGAAATGCTGCTGAGCAAAGAAAAGCCGACGCACGTAGCCGTGGTATTCGACGTGCATGCGCCGACCTTTCGCCACGAAATGTACGAACCTTATAAGGCAACTCGTGATGAAATGCCCGAAGATCTTCGGAAATCGATTCCTTGGGTGCGCAAGATTATTGAAGGGTATAACATTCCGATTATTGAGAAAGCCGGTTTTGAGGCGGACGACGTCATCGGAACGCTGGCGAAAAAGGCTGGCGAGAACGGCTACACCACCTACATGATGACCCCCGACAAGGATTATGCGCAGCTGGTTACCGAGAAAACCTTCATGTACAAACCGGGCCGCGCTGGCAACGACGTTGAGATTTGGGGTGTCGACGAGGTGAAAGAAAACTTCGAGGTTGAACGCCCCGAGCAAGTCATCGACGTGTTGGGTTTGATGGGCGATACCGCAGACAACATTCCGGGCTGCCCGGGAATTGGTCCTAAAACAGCGATGAAACTGATCGGGCAGTACGGCTCGATTGACAATTTATATGCGCACATTGACGAACTGAAAGGCAAGCAAAAGGAAAACCTGCAAACACATGAAGAGCAGGTTCGTTTGTCGCGCAAATTGGTGGTTATCATTCAGGATGTACCGGTTGAGTTTGACGAAGCCAAGCTGACGATGGATGACCCGGATTGGGGCAAATTGAGGGAGATTTTTACGGAATTGGAATTCCGCTCGATGGTTCAAAAGATGGAACCGGCGAAAGCGGCAGAGCCATCATTTGAGCAGGGAACTTTGTTTGGAGCAGCGCAGGCTCCTGCAGCAGCAGAAGAAGCTATTGTCGAGACGAATTTCGCGACCATTAATGATACGCCCCACGAATACTATCTGGTTGAAAACGCCATGCAACGTGCCAGCCTGAAAGCAGAACTTTCAGTGCAGGAGGAATTCTGTTTCGACACAGAGACCACCGGATTGGACACGAATAATGCGGACTTGGTTTGTCTGTCGTTTGCGTTTCGGAAAGGGGAGGCTTTTTGTGTGACGCTGCCCAAGAAGCGGGAAGAAGCGCTGAAAGTGCTGGAAGAATTCCGCTTGATTTTCGAAGACGAGAATATTCGCAAGATCGGGCAGAATATCAAATACGATATTTCGATGTTGAAACAATACGGCATGGATGTGAAAGGGCCATTGTATGATACCATGATTGCTCACTACCTTATTCAGCCCGAGTTGCGCCACAACCTGGATTATTTGTGCGAAACCTATCTGAATTATCGCAAAGTGGAAACCGAGGAGTTGATAGGCAAGAAAGGAAAAAACCAGAAAACCATGCTCGATGTTCCGGTGGAGCAGCTGCGTGACTATGCCTGCGAGGATGCTGATCTTACCCTTCAACTAAAACTAGCCATAGACAGCAAGCTGGATGAAACAGGTGTTCGTTCGGTTTTTGAGAGAATTGAAATGCCACTGATCCCCGTACTCGCGGATATGGAGATGGAAGGGGTGACACTGAATACGAAAGCACTGGATGATTACGCGGATTTACTGCGCAAACAAATCATTGACCTGGAAGCAGAGATCAAGGAGCTGGCTGGTGAAGATTTCAACCTTTCTTCACCCAAACAATTGGGGCCAATTCTGTTCGAAAAGCTGAAAATCGACAGTAAGGCGAAAATGACGAAAACCAAGCAATATTCGACTTCGGAGGAAGTCCTGATCAAATTGGTGGACAAGCATCCGATTGTATCGAAAATCCTCGATTTTCGGGGTTTGAAGAAGCTGCTTTCAACCTATGTTGAAGCTTTGCCGCAACTGGTTGATGCAAAGTCGGGGAAAATTCACACCACCTACAACCAAACTATTGCTGCCACCGGCCGTTTGAGTTCTACAAACCCGAACCTTCAGAATATCCCGATTCGTGATGAGAATGGCAGAGAAATTCGCCGGGCTTTCACCGCATCGGATGATGAGCACTTGTTCCTGTCGGCCGACTACTCGCAAATTGAGTTGCGCATTATGGCAGCTTTGAGCAAGGATGAACACATGATTGAGGCCTTTCGAAACAAGCAGGATATTCACGCTACAACTGCAGCCAAGATTTACAAAGTGCCCTTGGAAGAGGTGACTTCGGACATGCGGCGGAAAGCGAAAACCGCCAACTTCGGGATCATTTACGGTATTTCGGCGTTCGGTTTGTCGGAGCGCCTGAACATTTCCCGATCGGAGGCGAAAGAATTGATTGATGGCTATTTCGAGAACTTCTCGCGGGTGAAGGAATACATGGACGAGTGTATTCAACTGGCACGCGAAAAAGGTTATGTGGAGACGATCAAAGGGCGTCGCCGCTACCTGAACGACATTAATTCGGCCAATGCCGTGGTACGCGGGGTAGCGGAACGGAATGCCATTAACGCGCCCATCCAGGGATCGGCTGCTGACATCATCAAATTGGCCATGATCAACATCTGGAACGAGTTGAAAAAGCAAAAGCTGGAAGCTAAAATGTTGCTGCAGGTGCATGATGAATTGAACTTCGATGTTCCGAAAAATGAGTTGGAACAGGTGAAGCAAATCGTGAAAGAGCAAATGGAAAACGCCGTTGACGTTGGTTTGCCACTCGAAGTTGAAATGAATGCGGCACAGAACTGGTTGGAAGCTCACTAA
- a CDS encoding exo-beta-N-acetylmuramidase NamZ family protein, protein MYAKLSLISCLILLASILTTGCSNSTEQSEPAVIVGADRSEIYLPLLENKNVGLVVNQTSMVDSVHLIDYLYRKGVNIKAIYAPEHGYKGTVERGKHVDGTTDPDTGVPVYSLYGKNRKPGPEMLEGVDVVVFDIQDVGVRFFTYISTLNKVMEACAENGIKVIVLDRPNPLGYYVDGPVLDSQFGSFVGLNPIPVIHGLTVGEYAQMANGEGWLKDSIQCDLEVVKVENYTHATKYQLPILPSPNLPDMKSIYLYPSICLFEGANVNEGRGTYKPFQQFGAPYYTPTDFSYVPKSIPVLALHPKFEGDTCYGYDLSGVALSQLQEIRQLEIKYVIDFYNKCDDKENFFISFFDTLAGTDQLRKQIIEGQSEEQIRASWQQDLDKYKQMRKKYLLYDEN, encoded by the coding sequence CTGAGATCTACCTGCCGCTTTTGGAAAATAAAAACGTTGGCTTGGTGGTCAATCAAACATCGATGGTCGACTCGGTTCACCTGATCGACTACCTCTACAGGAAAGGTGTCAACATTAAGGCGATTTACGCTCCCGAGCACGGTTATAAAGGAACCGTCGAGCGTGGCAAGCATGTTGATGGTACAACCGACCCGGATACGGGTGTTCCGGTTTATTCGCTTTACGGCAAGAATCGGAAACCCGGTCCCGAGATGCTTGAGGGCGTCGATGTTGTTGTTTTCGACATTCAGGATGTTGGTGTGCGTTTCTTCACCTACATCTCAACACTCAATAAAGTCATGGAGGCTTGTGCCGAAAACGGGATTAAAGTGATTGTTCTCGACCGTCCAAACCCGCTGGGCTATTACGTTGATGGGCCAGTGCTCGATTCTCAATTCGGTAGTTTTGTGGGCCTGAACCCGATCCCGGTTATCCACGGGCTTACAGTGGGTGAATATGCGCAAATGGCTAACGGCGAAGGCTGGCTGAAAGACAGCATTCAATGCGATTTGGAGGTGGTGAAAGTGGAAAACTACACGCATGCGACGAAGTACCAGTTGCCGATACTTCCTTCGCCCAACTTGCCCGATATGAAGTCGATTTACCTTTATCCTTCAATTTGTTTGTTCGAGGGTGCCAATGTGAATGAAGGCCGCGGAACTTACAAACCCTTTCAGCAATTCGGTGCGCCTTACTACACGCCGACCGATTTTTCCTATGTTCCGAAATCGATCCCGGTGCTGGCGCTTCATCCCAAGTTTGAAGGTGATACCTGCTACGGCTACGATTTATCGGGTGTGGCGCTCAGCCAGCTCCAGGAGATAAGGCAACTCGAAATCAAATACGTCATCGATTTTTACAACAAGTGCGATGACAAGGAGAACTTTTTCATCTCGTTTTTCGACACCTTGGCCGGCACCGATCAGTTGCGCAAGCAAATTATCGAGGGGCAGAGTGAAGAGCAAATCCGTGCCAGTTGGCAGCAAGATTTGGATAAGTATAAACAGATGAGAAAGAAGTATCTTTTATACGATGAAAATTAG
- a CDS encoding dipeptide epimerase has protein sequence MSFKPYDLQLRHAFTLAESSRTVTPSMLVELEFDGLVGYGEAAMPPYLGESYETAARFLNSVDLGQFNDPFRLDEILGYVDSVAVGNCAAKASIDIALHDLVGKMMQQPWHRIWGFSAEDAPISSMTIGIDTDEVLRQKVREAEGFKILKIKLGRSSDKEMIETIRSMVDVPLSIDANQGWKNRIQALESIFWLKEQGVVFIEQPMPKGQVDDIAWLTQHSPLPIIADEGVQRLADLERLRGVYSGINIKLMKCTGMREAHKMLTLARALDMKVMIGCMTETSCAVSAAAQLSPKVDWADLDGNLLISNDLFDGVKIVDGKIQLNGEPGIGVKRIE, from the coding sequence TTGAGTTTTAAACCGTACGACTTGCAGTTGAGGCATGCATTTACGCTGGCCGAAAGTTCGCGGACTGTTACGCCATCGATGCTCGTTGAACTTGAGTTTGACGGCTTGGTTGGTTATGGGGAGGCGGCGATGCCTCCTTATTTGGGTGAAAGTTATGAGACGGCCGCCCGCTTCCTGAATTCAGTCGATCTGGGGCAGTTTAACGACCCGTTTCGGCTCGACGAGATTCTTGGCTATGTTGACAGCGTTGCCGTCGGGAATTGCGCCGCAAAAGCCTCGATTGACATTGCCTTGCACGACTTGGTTGGTAAAATGATGCAGCAGCCCTGGCACCGCATTTGGGGATTTTCGGCCGAAGATGCCCCGATTAGTTCGATGACCATCGGCATTGATACCGACGAAGTGTTGCGGCAGAAGGTGAGAGAGGCGGAGGGATTCAAGATTTTGAAAATTAAGCTGGGACGAAGCAGCGATAAAGAGATGATCGAAACTATCCGCTCCATGGTGGATGTGCCGTTGAGTATTGACGCTAACCAGGGATGGAAGAATCGGATTCAGGCACTCGAGTCAATTTTTTGGTTAAAAGAACAGGGGGTGGTGTTCATTGAACAACCCATGCCCAAAGGCCAGGTTGACGATATTGCCTGGCTCACGCAGCACAGCCCGCTACCGATTATTGCTGACGAAGGTGTTCAGCGGTTGGCCGATTTGGAGCGCTTGCGAGGCGTTTATTCCGGCATCAACATCAAACTGATGAAGTGCACCGGTATGCGTGAAGCTCATAAAATGTTGACGCTGGCAAGGGCACTTGATATGAAAGTAATGATTGGTTGCATGACGGAGACTTCCTGTGCCGTGTCGGCAGCAGCTCAGTTATCACCAAAAGTGGATTGGGCAGACCTGGATGGTAACTTGTTAATCAGCAACGACCTGTTTGACGGCGTGAAAATCGTTGATGGAAAAATTCAATTGAACGGTGAACCCGGAATCGGGGTTAAACGGATAGAATAA
- a CDS encoding N-acetylmuramoyl-L-alanine amidase, whose translation MSRKEYQIKTFLFLLGIYCFSGLYAQTDSLQTLNDSLFLKGITTGDLPYLEYGPGADRLGGAKMTYLDTAVVLQVVDSLADDYIVQLSKNHKAFIPKANIQLSGVYPKTPYHLTSSWKVDGDAQSDLVSIRLDERLPYKSIQMINPSRIVVDIYGATSNTNWITQRRSATEIKNAYCEQVEDDVFRVIIELKHQQIWGYSIGYKDKSLQISIKRQPTRTALKHLKIAIDAGHGGSNTGAVGVYTRVQEKDCNLQVAKQLEKYLKRRGANVFMTRNGDEELSMTDRTLMLREQNPDLLISIHHNSSSNRSVSGVSTYYRYIGFKPLSVTILNRMLELGLDEFGNVGNFNFALSGPTEYPNCLVEVAFLSNETDEKQVIDPHFQKKTAKKIRKGIIDWLKDNK comes from the coding sequence ATGTCACGGAAAGAATATCAAATAAAAACGTTCCTGTTCCTTTTAGGTATTTACTGTTTCTCAGGTTTGTATGCTCAGACCGACAGTCTTCAAACGCTCAATGATAGCCTTTTTCTGAAAGGAATAACGACCGGAGATTTGCCCTACCTGGAATATGGACCTGGAGCTGACCGCCTCGGTGGTGCAAAGATGACTTACCTGGATACCGCGGTGGTTTTGCAGGTAGTCGATAGTCTGGCTGATGACTACATTGTGCAACTCTCAAAAAATCACAAAGCTTTTATTCCGAAAGCAAATATTCAACTTTCGGGGGTCTACCCAAAAACTCCGTACCACCTGACGTCTTCCTGGAAAGTGGATGGAGACGCACAAAGTGACCTGGTGTCGATTCGACTGGACGAAAGACTGCCCTATAAAAGTATTCAGATGATTAACCCATCGCGGATCGTTGTGGATATTTACGGTGCGACAAGCAACACAAACTGGATTACGCAACGCCGGTCGGCAACCGAAATAAAAAATGCGTATTGTGAACAGGTGGAAGACGATGTTTTCCGAGTGATCATCGAACTAAAACATCAGCAAATCTGGGGATATTCCATCGGTTATAAAGACAAATCCTTACAAATTTCGATCAAGCGGCAGCCGACTCGCACCGCACTAAAGCATCTGAAGATCGCTATCGATGCCGGGCATGGTGGCTCAAATACAGGTGCAGTTGGCGTTTATACTCGTGTTCAGGAAAAAGATTGCAATCTGCAGGTGGCGAAACAACTCGAAAAGTATTTGAAACGCCGCGGAGCGAACGTATTTATGACCCGAAATGGTGATGAAGAACTAAGTATGACAGATCGTACATTGATGTTACGGGAACAAAACCCGGATCTTCTGATCAGCATTCACCACAATTCCTCTTCCAATCGATCGGTAAGCGGGGTGAGCACTTACTATCGTTATATCGGATTTAAACCTCTTTCGGTAACCATTTTAAACCGAATGTTGGAACTGGGGCTGGATGAGTTCGGCAATGTTGGCAACTTCAACTTTGCCTTGAGCGGTCCTACCGAATATCCAAACTGCTTGGTTGAAGTGGCTTTTTTAAGCAACGAAACGGATGAAAAGCAGGTCATCGATCCGCACTTTCAAAAGAAAACGGCGAAGAAAATTCGTAAAGGTATCATCGACTGGCTAAAAGATAATAAGTAG
- a CDS encoding polyprenyl synthetase family protein, whose protein sequence is MGSLDIIRKPIEKELDEFEDYFKNTIQSDIPLLSLIIQYVLRKKGKQMRPMFVFLAAKMNGEFNETSHMAASSIELLHTATLVHDDVVDESYERRGSFSINALWKNKLAVLVGDYILAKGLLLNIDNENYRFLQLISRSVKDMSEGEILQMRKSRKLDIDYETYFEIIEKKTASLIATSLAIGAASVTEDQCIVERMFEIGIDVGIAFQIKDDIFDYQAKGILGKPTGNDIKEKKITMPLLYVLSNSDEKERRRILHEVKRKHKNTAKVQELVKLVVDRGGLDYATEQMNIYRDRAIQKIMEFPETDARTALIELVNYVTTRKK, encoded by the coding sequence ATGGGATCATTGGATATCATTAGAAAACCGATCGAAAAGGAACTGGACGAATTCGAGGATTACTTTAAGAATACAATTCAAAGTGATATTCCCCTGCTCTCGTTGATCATTCAATACGTCTTGCGCAAGAAGGGCAAGCAAATGCGTCCGATGTTTGTTTTCCTGGCCGCCAAAATGAATGGTGAGTTCAACGAAACCTCCCACATGGCCGCCTCTTCCATCGAATTGCTGCATACAGCAACTTTGGTTCACGACGATGTGGTTGATGAATCGTACGAACGCCGTGGAAGCTTTTCAATCAATGCTTTGTGGAAAAACAAACTGGCTGTTTTGGTAGGCGACTACATCCTCGCAAAAGGCCTGTTGCTGAACATCGACAACGAAAATTACCGTTTCCTGCAACTCATCAGCCGCTCAGTGAAAGACATGAGCGAGGGCGAGATTCTGCAGATGCGCAAAAGCCGCAAGCTCGATATTGATTACGAGACTTATTTCGAAATTATTGAAAAGAAAACAGCCTCGTTGATTGCCACCAGCCTGGCTATTGGTGCCGCTTCGGTAACAGAAGATCAGTGCATCGTAGAGCGCATGTTCGAGATTGGTATTGATGTGGGCATCGCTTTCCAAATCAAAGACGATATTTTTGACTACCAGGCAAAAGGCATTCTCGGCAAACCAACCGGAAACGACATTAAAGAGAAAAAGATCACCATGCCGTTGCTTTACGTGCTGAGTAACTCGGACGAAAAAGAACGCCGCCGAATCCTGCATGAGGTAAAACGCAAGCACAAGAACACCGCCAAAGTTCAGGAGTTGGTGAAGCTGGTTGTCGACCGTGGCGGACTGGATTACGCCACCGAACAAATGAACATTTATCGCGACCGGGCCATTCAGAAAATCATGGAATTCCCCGAGACCGATGCTCGCACGGCCCTGATCGAACTGGTCAACTATGTGACTACCCGTAAAAAATAA
- a CDS encoding outer membrane protein assembly factor BamB family protein, with amino-acid sequence MRKIIFLFILAFQIGILSAQTLRFAHVTDTHVGSGTGAEDLENTVKDINGQDDIDFVILSGDITEFGSDEELNTAKAIISKLNKPWYIVPGNHDSKWSESGNNSFVRIFGCEEFSFEAGGYLFIGTASGPNMRMAPGLVPHEQLVYLDSILSHMQDPEQPVIFVNHYPLDNSLSNWYKIIDLLKSRNIQADLLGHGHANKLYDFEGIPGVMGRSNLRARREIGGYNIVTIQQDTMFYAERTPGVKTNDVWCKVPLVNHHFEADTKTYPRPDYSVNEKYPGVSKVWEFQDVSDIGTGLSVVGDIAVYGNVAGAIVALDTNTGKTVWQFQTGGKVYSTPAVSENKVVCASTDNNIYCIDLKTGQELWRFETGKSIVASPSADQNSVYIGSSEGIFRSVSLKTGKLNWEFSGVSNFVECKPLVYDGKVYFGSWGNSFYALDTQTGKLMWNREKYTNRMLSPAAVWPVAANGKIFIVAPDQHMTALDAQTGAEVWDSKAYSCRESIGISDDGELVYIKNMHEGNVDAFYTLCDEQKLAWESKAGLGYEIAPSPITESGELVFVPTTEGIVCAIDKTTHQVAWKYKVSNALVNYILPVGNNEVLVSLLDGKIVCLKYVN; translated from the coding sequence ATGAGAAAAATTATATTCCTTTTCATCCTCGCTTTTCAAATAGGAATACTCTCTGCACAAACATTGCGGTTTGCGCATGTTACTGATACGCACGTTGGTTCGGGAACCGGTGCTGAAGATCTGGAAAATACGGTTAAAGATATTAATGGGCAGGATGACATCGATTTTGTGATCCTTTCGGGCGACATTACAGAGTTTGGTTCCGACGAAGAATTGAACACGGCAAAGGCAATCATTTCAAAATTGAACAAGCCATGGTACATCGTGCCGGGAAATCACGATTCCAAATGGTCGGAAAGCGGAAACAACAGCTTTGTTCGTATTTTCGGTTGCGAGGAGTTTAGTTTCGAAGCCGGCGGCTATTTGTTTATCGGGACAGCCAGTGGCCCCAACATGCGCATGGCTCCGGGTCTTGTTCCGCACGAACAACTGGTTTACCTCGATTCAATTCTAAGCCACATGCAAGATCCCGAGCAACCGGTCATTTTTGTCAACCACTATCCGCTCGACAATTCCTTGTCGAACTGGTACAAGATTATCGATCTGCTGAAATCGCGAAATATCCAAGCCGACCTCTTGGGGCACGGGCATGCCAATAAATTGTACGATTTTGAAGGCATTCCCGGCGTGATGGGGCGCTCCAACCTACGGGCAAGAAGGGAGATTGGCGGCTACAATATCGTCACGATCCAACAGGACACGATGTTTTACGCCGAACGAACCCCGGGCGTAAAGACAAATGACGTTTGGTGCAAAGTACCGTTGGTGAATCATCATTTTGAAGCCGATACGAAAACATACCCTCGTCCCGATTATTCGGTCAATGAAAAGTATCCGGGCGTGTCGAAAGTTTGGGAGTTTCAGGATGTGAGCGATATAGGAACCGGACTTTCTGTTGTAGGCGATATTGCCGTTTACGGAAATGTGGCAGGGGCAATTGTGGCGCTCGACACAAACACCGGCAAAACTGTTTGGCAATTTCAAACTGGCGGGAAAGTCTATTCGACACCGGCAGTCTCGGAAAACAAAGTCGTTTGTGCGTCGACCGACAATAACATCTACTGTATTGACTTAAAAACGGGGCAGGAGCTTTGGCGTTTTGAGACCGGAAAATCAATTGTTGCTTCACCGTCAGCCGATCAAAATTCAGTTTATATCGGCTCTTCCGAAGGTATTTTCCGGTCCGTCAGTTTGAAAACCGGGAAACTCAATTGGGAATTCAGCGGGGTGAGTAACTTTGTTGAGTGCAAGCCGCTGGTTTACGACGGCAAAGTCTACTTCGGATCGTGGGGCAACTCGTTTTACGCGTTGGATACCCAAACAGGAAAACTCATGTGGAATCGCGAGAAATATACCAATCGGATGTTGTCGCCGGCTGCGGTCTGGCCGGTGGCGGCAAACGGGAAAATCTTTATTGTTGCGCCGGATCAGCACATGACGGCGCTGGATGCCCAAACCGGGGCAGAAGTCTGGGATTCGAAAGCATATTCCTGCCGCGAGTCGATTGGCATTTCGGATGACGGGGAGTTGGTGTACATCAAAAACATGCACGAGGGAAATGTCGATGCTTTTTACACCCTGTGCGACGAACAAAAGCTAGCCTGGGAAAGCAAGGCTGGTTTGGGCTACGAGATTGCACCTTCGCCAATCACCGAATCCGGCGAATTGGTGTTCGTGCCTACAACCGAGGGCATTGTTTGTGCAATCGATAAAACGACACATCAGGTTGCCTGGAAATACAAAGTTTCGAATGCATTGGTTAATTACATCTTGCCTGTTGGAAACAACGAGGTTTTGGTCTCGTTGCTGGATGGAAAAATCGTGTGTTTGAAGTATGTGAATTAA
- a CDS encoding ArsR/SmtB family transcription factor, with protein sequence MKIQELDADRLDMAANMLKAIAHPMRIAILKHLEAGKKLTVTEIHELLGIEQSTTSHHLGILKDKGVLCSRREGKNTFYYLKHDTLSQIVDCLQRCTCGE encoded by the coding sequence ATGAAAATACAAGAATTGGATGCAGACCGTCTGGATATGGCTGCAAACATGTTGAAAGCGATTGCCCATCCGATGCGTATTGCGATTTTGAAGCACTTGGAAGCGGGCAAGAAATTGACCGTAACCGAGATTCATGAGTTGCTGGGGATCGAACAATCAACGACTTCGCATCACTTGGGAATTTTGAAGGACAAAGGGGTACTTTGCTCACGTCGTGAGGGGAAAAATACCTTTTACTATCTCAAGCACGATACCTTGAGTCAGATTGTTGATTGTCTGCAACGTTGCACTTGCGGGGAATAA